One genomic segment of Methanobacterium sp. includes these proteins:
- a CDS encoding proteasome assembly chaperone family protein has product MVNMVETEVECCKIISEDVENASVIEGSPELGLIGNIVGWLLVEELKMKEIGHIESKYFPPLAVLYKGVAIHPFRIYASDNIVLFLSDFVVPPNLTYDMTNTIVDWMERNNSKEIVTLNSIAVRQKTNGVAGAANSTEGLKRLGNLDIPILPFGNINGISGTLLTRSMSRNILGTCLFAEVLNQYPDPRAAASVVDILNRMLDIEVNPEPLLKEAEEIESRLKELANTVQSEGESPAYS; this is encoded by the coding sequence ATGGTCAATATGGTGGAAACAGAAGTAGAATGTTGTAAAATAATATCAGAAGATGTTGAAAACGCGTCAGTAATCGAAGGATCTCCAGAACTAGGACTAATTGGCAATATAGTGGGATGGCTCCTGGTAGAAGAGCTTAAAATGAAGGAAATTGGACACATAGAATCCAAATACTTCCCCCCACTCGCTGTTCTTTACAAAGGAGTTGCAATACATCCATTCAGGATTTATGCCAGCGATAACATAGTTCTATTCCTATCTGACTTTGTTGTTCCACCAAACTTAACTTATGACATGACAAACACAATTGTGGACTGGATGGAGCGAAATAATAGTAAGGAAATCGTGACACTTAATAGCATTGCAGTCCGTCAAAAAACTAACGGAGTTGCAGGTGCAGCTAACTCAACAGAAGGTCTTAAAAGATTGGGGAACCTTGATATTCCCATACTGCCCTTTGGAAATATTAATGGAATTTCAGGAACTCTGTTAACTAGGAGCATGAGCCGTAACATTTTAGGCACATGTTTATTTGCGGAAGTTCTAAACCAGTACCCTGATCCTCGTGCTGCTGCCAGTGTAGTAGATATTTTAAATAGGATGCTGGACATAGAAGTAAATCCCGAACCACTCTTAAAAGAGGCAGAAGAAATCGAATCACGACTTAAAGAGCTTGCAAATACTGTTCAAAGCGAAGGAGAATCTCCAGCATATAGTTAA
- a CDS encoding TIGR00375 family protein, with translation MIIRADLHIHGRFSMATSKNMTPELLSSQGRLKGLNLVATGDAFHLGWLNMIEKATEEINQGVFRIRETNKAQNEFLQEEISEGIIKNPETYLILTAEVEDYNRVHHLIILPSFETAYNMRKKLKGNLDSDGRPRIRMSGAEIQELAWASGCIMGPAHAFTPWTSIYKEFDSLMDCYGEIPDFVELGLSADAGMADRIEELQETPFLTNSDAHSPWPHRLGREFNEINVKNISFPALARAIHDRKITANYGFDPRLGKYYHTACTKCYRQFHPEEAIRMKMKCPCGGTIKKGVDYRVEELATWNEPQHPNHRPPYIHIIPLAEIISLTYSKGVTTKFVQRKWQELILKFGDEISVLIDAPLENLAEIDSELAIRIRAFREKTLQIKAGGGGKYGEMIFNTNEEVVDEAQYKTENSTLDSFMK, from the coding sequence TTGATTATAAGGGCTGATTTACATATTCATGGCCGTTTTTCAATGGCCACCTCGAAAAATATGACTCCTGAGTTATTATCTTCTCAGGGACGCCTTAAAGGACTTAATTTAGTTGCTACTGGAGATGCGTTCCATCTCGGATGGCTTAATATGATTGAAAAAGCCACAGAAGAGATAAATCAAGGGGTTTTTCGGATCCGAGAAACAAATAAGGCCCAAAATGAATTTCTTCAGGAGGAAATATCAGAAGGGATCATTAAAAATCCTGAAACATATCTTATTCTAACAGCTGAAGTGGAAGACTATAATCGGGTTCACCACTTGATTATTCTCCCTTCTTTTGAAACAGCCTACAATATGCGCAAAAAACTTAAGGGAAACCTTGATTCTGATGGTAGGCCAAGAATTCGCATGAGTGGTGCTGAAATACAGGAATTAGCTTGGGCAAGTGGATGCATAATGGGGCCGGCTCACGCATTCACGCCTTGGACTAGCATATATAAAGAATTTGATAGTTTAATGGACTGTTATGGCGAAATCCCTGATTTTGTAGAGCTTGGACTCTCAGCGGATGCTGGCATGGCAGATCGTATTGAAGAATTACAGGAAACACCATTCCTTACCAACTCTGACGCACACTCCCCCTGGCCCCATAGATTGGGTCGTGAGTTTAATGAAATTAACGTTAAAAATATAAGCTTCCCTGCACTGGCTCGTGCAATTCATGACCGGAAGATCACAGCAAATTATGGGTTTGACCCTAGATTGGGCAAATATTATCACACCGCCTGCACCAAATGCTATCGACAGTTCCATCCAGAAGAAGCAATACGGATGAAAATGAAATGTCCCTGTGGTGGTACCATTAAAAAAGGAGTTGACTACCGAGTTGAAGAACTGGCTACTTGGAATGAACCCCAACACCCCAATCATAGGCCACCATACATCCATATAATACCTCTGGCCGAAATAATAAGTCTTACCTATAGTAAAGGTGTCACCACTAAATTTGTTCAGAGGAAATGGCAGGAATTAATTTTGAAATTTGGTGATGAGATTTCTGTGTTGATTGATGCCCCACTGGAAAATTTAGCAGAAATTGACTCAGAACTTGCCATTAGAATACGAGCTTTTCGTGAAAAAACCCTGCAGATCAAGGCAGGTGGTGGCGGAAAATATGGGGAAATGATATTTAATACGAATGAAGAAGTTGTTGATGAAGCGCAATATAAAACTGAAAATTCTACATTAGATTCATTTATGAAATGA
- a CDS encoding proteasome assembly chaperone family protein: MKETFIKMIKEVDLDDPIFIEALPGLGHVGKLVAEHIIHELGAEKFAELYSPSFPPQVFVDEEGIVEPMKNEFYYLKNQGEDGRDFIFLGGNTQGLSPEGQYEICGYILDFVENYGVKEMYTLGGLGTGQPIEKPKVYGVATNKELAEMLQEHEITLRSADGGIIGASGLILGLGISRGMNGVCLMGETPGYFIDADASKAVLKALLKMIKLDVDVAKLEERAEETRKMISKAQQMEREMVERMNIVPGEEDLRYIG; the protein is encoded by the coding sequence ATGAAAGAAACATTCATAAAAATGATTAAGGAAGTGGATCTTGATGATCCTATATTTATTGAAGCCCTACCTGGCCTAGGTCACGTGGGTAAACTTGTTGCAGAGCATATTATACATGAATTAGGTGCAGAAAAATTTGCTGAACTATATTCGCCATCATTCCCTCCACAAGTTTTTGTTGATGAAGAGGGTATTGTTGAGCCAATGAAAAACGAGTTTTACTATCTTAAAAACCAGGGAGAAGATGGACGTGACTTTATTTTTCTGGGAGGAAATACTCAAGGTCTCAGTCCAGAGGGACAATATGAAATATGCGGATATATACTTGATTTCGTGGAAAACTATGGTGTCAAAGAAATGTACACCCTTGGCGGGTTGGGAACTGGTCAACCTATAGAAAAACCAAAGGTTTATGGAGTTGCCACCAATAAAGAACTGGCAGAAATGCTTCAAGAACATGAAATAACTTTAAGGTCAGCTGATGGGGGAATAATCGGTGCATCAGGCCTTATTCTTGGTTTAGGGATTTCTAGGGGCATGAATGGTGTTTGTCTAATGGGTGAAACTCCTGGTTACTTCATTGACGCTGATGCATCAAAGGCAGTGCTTAAAGCATTACTGAAAATGATTAAACTAGATGTTGATGTGGCCAAGCTGGAAGAACGTGCTGAAGAAACCAGAAAAATGATCAGTAAGGCTCAACAGATGGAACGAGAAATGGTCGAGCGGATGAACATAGTTCCTGGTGAAGAAGACCTAAGATACATTGGTTAA
- a CDS encoding RNA-protein complex protein Nop10 has product MKMKMRRCRSCKEYTLKDHCPSCGGDLEVVYPPRYSPEDRYGKYRRILKEQLKGI; this is encoded by the coding sequence ATGAAAATGAAAATGAGGCGGTGCCGCTCCTGTAAAGAATATACACTAAAGGATCATTGTCCTAGCTGTGGGGGTGATTTAGAAGTGGTATACCCTCCACGCTATTCTCCAGAAGATAGATATGGCAAATACAGGAGAATTCTTAAGGAACAACTCAAAGGCATTTAA
- a CDS encoding translation initiation factor IF-2 subunit alpha: protein MVRMKHRWPQEGDLVVATVHKVLNYGAFAKLEEYPGEEAFIHISEVSAGWVKNIRDYVRENQKIVARVLRVNPKKGHVDVSMKRIREDQRTRKIQQWKIEQKAEKLLEFAAKSINKDLNAAYEEVGYEMIDEFGDLYGAFEISAEEGKDSLIERGMDEKWAAAITDVAKKNISPPEVQITGYVDITSYAPDGVQIIRNALNSINKDDVSVQCVGAPRYRLLVKSSDYITAETILKDAADKAIEIVLEAGGEGEFHRELE, encoded by the coding sequence ATGGTAAGAATGAAGCATAGATGGCCGCAAGAGGGCGATTTAGTCGTGGCCACAGTGCATAAAGTTCTCAATTATGGTGCATTCGCCAAACTTGAAGAATATCCTGGAGAAGAAGCGTTCATACACATTTCTGAAGTGTCTGCAGGATGGGTTAAGAACATTAGAGATTATGTAAGGGAAAATCAGAAAATAGTGGCTCGAGTACTGCGAGTTAACCCTAAAAAAGGGCATGTTGATGTTTCCATGAAAAGGATCCGGGAAGATCAAAGAACCCGGAAGATACAGCAATGGAAAATAGAACAAAAAGCAGAAAAACTTCTCGAATTCGCTGCAAAAAGTATAAATAAAGATTTAAATGCGGCCTATGAAGAAGTAGGCTATGAAATGATAGATGAATTTGGAGACCTTTATGGTGCATTCGAAATATCTGCTGAAGAAGGTAAAGATTCTCTTATAGAAAGAGGTATGGATGAAAAATGGGCTGCAGCCATAACTGATGTTGCCAAGAAAAACATATCTCCTCCAGAAGTACAAATCACTGGATATGTGGATATAACTTCTTACGCTCCTGATGGCGTACAGATCATCCGCAATGCTCTAAATTCCATCAACAAAGATGATGTATCAGTTCAATGTGTAGGCGCGCCACGATACAGGTTACTTGTCAAATCATCAGATTACATCACTGCAGAAACTATTCTTAAGGACGCCGCGGATAAAGCTATAGAAATTGTTTTAGAAGCTGGTGGTGAGGGTGAGTTTCACAGGGAATTAGAATGA
- a CDS encoding 30S ribosomal protein S27e, protein MSKRKSNFLKVKCGDCGNQQVVFDHAASKVECIICGKSLVKSKGGKSEIVAQIVEVLD, encoded by the coding sequence ATGTCAAAAAGAAAAAGTAACTTTTTAAAAGTTAAATGTGGAGATTGTGGAAACCAGCAAGTTGTTTTCGATCACGCAGCCTCCAAAGTGGAGTGCATAATCTGTGGTAAATCTCTGGTAAAATCTAAGGGTGGAAAATCAGAAATTGTTGCCCAAATAGTAGAAGTGTTGGATTAA
- a CDS encoding 50S ribosomal protein L44e, with product MKIPKERKTYCPNCKKHTIHTVLESKRRKASELKWGQRQFRRVTSGYRGYPRPLPSGNKPTKKLDLRYKCKECNKSHIKRSTFRAGKVEFIQQ from the coding sequence ATGAAGATTCCTAAAGAAAGGAAAACTTATTGTCCAAATTGTAAGAAACACACAATTCACACAGTTTTAGAATCAAAAAGAAGAAAAGCCAGCGAACTAAAGTGGGGTCAACGTCAGTTTCGAAGGGTGACTAGCGGGTACCGTGGGTATCCTCGTCCTTTACCTTCAGGAAACAAACCAACTAAAAAACTGGACTTAAGATACAAATGCAAAGAATGCAATAAATCTCACATCAAACGCTCCACATTCCGAGCTGGAAAAGTAGAATTCATCCAGCAGTAG
- a CDS encoding DNA replication complex GINS family protein, which produces MDEFFQNLRAIQKKERSSGSLSPVGDDFYQDISYYFNKLMKKIDNNPFSFESYLLRDAQRIVAEICERREHKIANSVVMNVQRSYKIFKDSTGDGKPQIPSNLTPEEQELYRELYKLLANYRQDMRSPLRSYSDKKEQELSSKLPSSKMDSKTMKEDYDEFIDDHNNHSVNSSTDVKTSTDLKIPITPKTEVPPGVNEIPPEIQDEIYREFGKEPSRQVSKKPSAHLPETKSKDDKNASNSVDNIRKKLKINKVQSSDKNLIKSNDSRVNKPSTEVLMILDDLPSIMGIDHNVYGPFSPGDIITMPVQNARILIKNHKGKSIQRYK; this is translated from the coding sequence TTGGATGAGTTTTTCCAGAATTTGAGGGCGATTCAAAAGAAGGAAAGGAGTTCAGGTAGTTTATCTCCTGTGGGTGATGATTTTTACCAGGATATTTCATATTATTTCAATAAATTAATGAAAAAAATAGATAATAATCCCTTTTCATTTGAATCATACCTCCTTCGTGATGCTCAAAGAATTGTAGCTGAAATATGTGAGAGAAGAGAACACAAAATTGCAAATAGCGTTGTAATGAATGTACAACGATCTTATAAGATTTTTAAAGACTCTACAGGCGATGGAAAACCCCAAATCCCATCAAATTTAACTCCTGAAGAACAAGAACTATACAGGGAACTTTATAAGTTACTAGCAAATTATAGGCAAGATATGAGATCTCCATTGAGATCATACAGTGATAAAAAAGAGCAAGAGTTATCTTCAAAACTACCTTCTTCGAAAATGGATTCAAAAACCATGAAGGAGGATTATGATGAGTTCATTGATGACCACAATAACCATAGTGTAAATTCTTCAACGGATGTTAAGACTTCAACCGATCTTAAGATCCCTATTACTCCAAAAACAGAAGTACCTCCTGGTGTGAATGAAATTCCTCCTGAAATCCAAGATGAAATTTACAGGGAGTTTGGAAAGGAACCTTCTCGACAAGTTTCCAAGAAACCATCTGCTCACTTGCCAGAAACTAAATCAAAAGATGATAAAAACGCTTCTAATTCTGTTGATAATATTAGAAAAAAATTAAAAATCAATAAAGTTCAATCTTCAGACAAAAATCTTATCAAATCAAACGATTCAAGAGTTAATAAGCCATCAACAGAAGTTTTAATGATTCTGGATGACTTGCCCTCTATTATGGGGATTGATCATAATGTTTATGGTCCGTTCTCCCCTGGTGATATTATAACCATGCCTGTTCAAAATGCCCGCATACTAATTAAAAATCATAAGGGAAAGTCCATACAAAGGTATAAATAA
- the pcn gene encoding proliferating cell nuclear antigen (pcna): MFKAVLSDSNILKTSFDAISSIVDEVQMQADEEGLRLDALDRSHITFVHLELKKGLFDEYQCDEPMKINVDTEELMKVLKRAKAEDMVELTVDEGNLIVTLEGEAHRTFKIRLIDIEYEAPSPPQLEYPTEFEVPFNLLKDSIQDIGIVSDKIALQVNEDKFAASAEGEFGDAQIEYLHGEKINESAKSIFSLEKVKEMLKADKFSESAVIRLGNDMPLNLALQMASDEGELSFLLAPRIESEE, translated from the coding sequence ATGTTCAAAGCAGTTTTAAGTGATTCTAATATTTTGAAAACCAGTTTTGATGCTATCTCATCCATTGTTGATGAAGTGCAGATGCAAGCGGACGAAGAAGGGCTCAGACTTGATGCATTAGACCGCAGTCACATCACATTTGTGCATTTGGAGTTAAAAAAAGGTTTATTTGATGAATATCAGTGTGATGAACCAATGAAGATCAACGTGGATACTGAGGAGTTGATGAAGGTATTAAAAAGAGCTAAAGCAGAGGATATGGTGGAACTCACTGTTGATGAGGGCAACCTTATAGTAACACTGGAAGGTGAAGCTCACAGAACATTCAAAATAAGGCTTATAGATATAGAATATGAAGCTCCCAGCCCACCACAACTTGAATATCCAACTGAATTCGAAGTTCCTTTTAATTTACTGAAAGATTCTATTCAAGACATAGGTATAGTTTCTGATAAAATAGCTCTTCAAGTAAATGAAGACAAATTTGCCGCCTCAGCCGAGGGAGAGTTTGGGGATGCTCAAATCGAGTACTTGCATGGGGAAAAAATAAATGAATCGGCAAAATCAATTTTTTCCCTTGAAAAAGTAAAAGAAATGTTAAAAGCAGATAAATTCTCTGAATCTGCAGTCATACGGCTGGGGAACGATATGCCTCTGAATCTTGCACTGCAAATGGCTTCTGATGAAGGTGAACTAAGTTTTCTCTTAGCTCCTAGAATTGAAAGTGAGGAATAG
- a CDS encoding CvpA family protein encodes MEEESSKVSQEQKTSDEKSSKAVQFNQNTKSGSNKNSFSVDSSTSKTKSSKRFRDFLIGSEFLDSESDSKNKYLDEPRKQKVNQKYEDNTPSKSQEFYLRQEFMKFKIYRHIHSKKEQIIRIIGGLVGVLFIIAGILYLFGGSIRLADSVIYGERAVLSAFSILIGILIIAGLFGLRLLTGTFLKKIHSELEKVEEPHSIKKSSKEKKKSFNEKEKQKNNIEEKDKK; translated from the coding sequence ATGGAGGAAGAATCATCAAAGGTGAGCCAAGAACAGAAAACTTCTGATGAAAAATCATCAAAGGCAGTCCAATTTAACCAAAATACTAAAAGTGGATCGAATAAAAATAGCTTTTCTGTGGATTCATCAACCTCTAAAACGAAATCTTCCAAACGTTTCAGAGATTTTTTAATTGGTTCTGAATTTTTAGATTCAGAATCAGATTCTAAAAATAAATATCTTGATGAACCTCGAAAACAGAAAGTAAATCAGAAATATGAAGATAATACCCCTTCAAAGTCACAAGAATTTTATCTTCGTCAGGAATTCATGAAATTTAAGATTTATCGACACATACATTCCAAAAAAGAACAAATTATTAGAATTATTGGTGGACTAGTAGGAGTTTTATTTATAATCGCTGGAATATTATACTTGTTTGGCGGTTCAATAAGATTGGCAGATAGTGTAATATATGGTGAACGAGCAGTATTATCAGCTTTTTCAATCCTCATTGGAATCCTGATAATTGCAGGTTTATTCGGGCTCCGCTTGTTAACTGGAACTTTTCTCAAAAAAATACATTCCGAACTAGAAAAAGTGGAAGAACCGCATTCCATCAAAAAATCATCAAAAGAAAAGAAAAAATCATTCAATGAAAAAGAAAAACAAAAAAATAATATAGAAGAGAAGGATAAAAAGTAA
- a CDS encoding transcription factor S, whose translation MEFCPKCGTVLFPKGDRFECSCGYQKKITKESLSEYEVSEKVSPKENVIVTGDNIKTLPTTKAICPKCGNREAFWWLQQTRRADESETRFLRCTKCGQTWREYD comes from the coding sequence ATGGAATTTTGCCCTAAATGCGGGACAGTATTGTTCCCTAAAGGGGACCGTTTCGAATGTTCATGCGGTTACCAAAAAAAGATAACCAAAGAATCACTAAGTGAATATGAAGTTTCTGAGAAAGTATCCCCCAAGGAGAATGTGATTGTAACAGGGGATAATATTAAAACTTTACCCACTACCAAAGCCATATGTCCCAAATGCGGTAATCGAGAGGCATTTTGGTGGTTGCAACAGACTAGAAGGGCTGATGAATCTGAAACCAGGTTTTTAAGATGCACAAAATGCGGACAAACTTGGCGAGAGTATGATTAA
- a CDS encoding NUDIX hydrolase, which yields MHITDSKHPLLTVDAVVTDENGKIILIRRKNTPFQGSWALPGGFVEYGETVEKAILREVKEETGILIEISELVGVYSDPGRDPRGHTITVCFFTYKKDGELKADTDAQEVSSFTVDDALKMDLAFDHHEILKDALNKIGIIDEILD from the coding sequence GTGCATATAACCGATTCGAAACATCCTTTATTAACAGTAGATGCGGTAGTAACTGATGAAAATGGTAAAATAATATTAATCAGGAGGAAAAATACTCCTTTCCAAGGATCTTGGGCACTACCCGGCGGTTTTGTCGAGTACGGCGAAACTGTGGAAAAAGCTATATTAAGGGAAGTTAAGGAAGAAACTGGAATTTTAATAGAAATTTCGGAGTTAGTGGGTGTCTATTCCGATCCAGGGAGAGATCCGAGGGGGCACACAATTACCGTGTGCTTCTTCACTTATAAAAAAGATGGTGAACTTAAAGCAGACACAGATGCTCAAGAAGTTTCGTCGTTCACTGTTGATGATGCGCTTAAAATGGATTTAGCATTTGATCATCATGAAATATTAAAAGACGCGTTAAATAAGATTGGAATTATTGACGAAATATTAGACTAA
- a CDS encoding DUF99 family protein, with the protein MNLKKFRNIKQEIRILGVDDAPFTPHTHEQVMLVGTVFRAGTWLDGVISTHITIDGNDATDSLIEMVNKSRHQDQLGVIMLDGITFGGFNIVDIKKVFQETGVPVIVIMRRYPDLPSIKKALKNFHDWEKRWKRLLEAGEIYRTDEIHKKDSIYMQTSGISKEDAQKIVTLSTTRSAIPEPIRVAHIIAAGITTGESKGNA; encoded by the coding sequence ATGAACTTAAAAAAATTCAGAAACATTAAGCAAGAAATAAGGATTCTGGGAGTTGATGATGCCCCTTTCACCCCCCACACTCACGAACAAGTCATGCTTGTGGGAACTGTTTTTAGGGCAGGAACTTGGTTGGATGGTGTAATAAGCACTCACATAACTATTGATGGCAACGACGCCACTGATTCTCTTATTGAAATGGTTAACAAATCCAGACACCAAGATCAGCTAGGAGTAATAATGCTGGATGGGATTACCTTTGGTGGATTTAATATAGTTGATATCAAGAAGGTATTCCAAGAAACTGGAGTGCCAGTTATAGTAATCATGCGCAGATATCCTGATTTGCCAAGTATAAAAAAAGCTTTGAAAAACTTTCATGACTGGGAAAAAAGATGGAAACGCCTTCTTGAAGCTGGAGAGATTTACCGGACTGATGAGATCCATAAAAAAGATTCCATATATATGCAGACCAGTGGAATCAGCAAGGAAGATGCACAGAAGATTGTTACTCTTTCAACAACTAGGAGCGCAATACCAGAACCTATCCGTGTTGCTCATATCATAGCTGCCGGCATAACAACTGGAGAATCAAAAGGAAATGCTTAA
- a CDS encoding DNA-directed RNA polymerase subunit L: protein MKIIMDKKNELEIEITGETHTLCNALRKTLMEDKDVEAAAYVIEHPIIGEPKLYIKAKNPKKSLQNAAEIIKSRCEEFKELIESDADGKTKKPVKSAKTTKKSAKKTSKKKK from the coding sequence ATGAAGATTATAATGGATAAAAAGAATGAATTAGAGATTGAAATTACTGGTGAGACACACACCTTATGCAACGCCCTTAGAAAGACTCTAATGGAAGATAAAGATGTTGAAGCAGCAGCATATGTTATTGAACATCCTATTATTGGCGAGCCAAAACTGTACATAAAAGCAAAAAACCCTAAAAAATCCCTCCAAAATGCAGCTGAAATTATAAAATCAAGATGTGAAGAGTTTAAAGAACTCATAGAATCTGATGCTGATGGAAAAACTAAAAAACCAGTCAAATCGGCAAAAACTACTAAAAAATCAGCCAAGAAGACCTCCAAAAAGAAAAAATGA
- a CDS encoding exosome complex RNA-binding protein Csl4, with amino-acid sequence MKTKNGDFVLPGDALGVTEEFLPSEWTYDDHGDIRSLVAGTVSIDQKNKKISIVPKTKSPAILKKGDVILGQIREVRGQRALVDVDGIKDSKRSLPITFLGAIHISQARKGYVDKLTDDFRIGDLIQAKVTKVMGVDNADLTTAENELGVLKAMCTNCRHFMNKIGKKEVKCPNCGRKETRNISSNYEG; translated from the coding sequence ATGAAAACAAAAAACGGAGATTTCGTTCTTCCTGGTGACGCATTAGGGGTCACTGAGGAGTTTCTCCCGTCAGAATGGACCTACGATGATCATGGTGATATCAGGTCCTTGGTAGCGGGGACAGTAAGCATAGACCAGAAAAACAAAAAAATATCCATCGTTCCCAAAACAAAATCCCCCGCTATTTTAAAAAAGGGGGACGTGATTTTAGGACAAATACGTGAAGTTAGAGGTCAAAGGGCTTTAGTCGATGTTGATGGTATTAAAGATAGTAAAAGAAGTCTTCCCATCACATTTTTAGGTGCCATACACATTTCACAAGCACGTAAGGGATATGTGGACAAACTAACTGATGATTTCCGTATCGGAGATCTGATACAAGCTAAAGTTACCAAAGTCATGGGAGTGGACAATGCTGATCTAACCACTGCAGAAAATGAACTTGGTGTCTTAAAGGCCATGTGCACCAACTGTCGACATTTCATGAATAAAATAGGAAAAAAAGAAGTTAAATGCCCTAATTGTGGTAGAAAAGAGACACGAAACATTTCTTCAAATTATGAGGGATAA
- the dph2 gene encoding diphthamide biosynthesis enzyme Dph2: MTNYQFKIEEIIDKIQSMEVKVVGLQFPEGLKTHATDLAREIEEKTDSLVLISGDPCYGACDLSDKEMEGCVDLLIHFGHTPLPIDQKIPILYIEAHYQLESIQILKKALKYLKDKKKIGLVTTTQHLHLLEDATKILEKSGKKVLMKEGRGTLKGQVLGCNFSSVQDLPVDAFLYLGSGNFHPLGIKLSTQKTVIIADPYLNQVRNIDEFTDKILRIRFARITRASEAEKFGILVSSKEGQSRWDLAKNLKKIITKRGMSAYLIILDEITPQNLMPFMDLDAFVVTACPRIAIDDSKMYEKPLLTPQELEIVLGLRDWEDYEMDEIKY; encoded by the coding sequence ATGACTAATTATCAATTTAAAATAGAAGAAATTATTGATAAAATCCAGAGCATGGAGGTTAAAGTAGTTGGTTTACAGTTTCCTGAAGGTCTCAAAACCCATGCAACTGATTTAGCTAGGGAAATCGAAGAAAAAACCGATTCTTTAGTATTAATATCGGGTGATCCATGTTATGGTGCATGCGATCTTTCTGACAAAGAAATGGAAGGATGCGTTGATCTGCTGATCCACTTTGGCCACACCCCCCTTCCAATTGATCAAAAAATTCCCATTCTTTATATAGAAGCACATTACCAGTTAGAATCAATTCAAATATTAAAAAAAGCATTAAAATACCTTAAAGATAAGAAAAAAATTGGTTTAGTTACTACTACTCAGCATCTGCACCTTCTGGAAGATGCTACAAAAATACTTGAGAAAAGTGGAAAGAAAGTTTTAATGAAGGAAGGTAGAGGAACTCTGAAAGGTCAAGTTTTGGGCTGTAACTTTTCATCTGTTCAAGATTTACCTGTGGATGCATTCCTTTATTTGGGCAGTGGCAATTTTCATCCACTCGGTATAAAGTTATCCACTCAGAAAACTGTTATAATCGCGGATCCTTATCTTAACCAAGTAAGGAATATAGATGAATTCACTGATAAAATTCTTCGGATACGTTTTGCAAGAATTACTCGCGCTTCTGAAGCTGAAAAATTTGGAATTCTCGTCTCTTCCAAGGAAGGACAGTCTCGGTGGGATCTTGCAAAAAATTTGAAGAAGATTATTACTAAAAGGGGTATGTCAGCGTATTTGATCATTTTAGATGAAATTACTCCTCAAAATTTAATGCCTTTTATGGATTTAGATGCCTTTGTTGTGACGGCATGTCCACGGATAGCTATAGATGATTCTAAAATGTATGAAAAACCACTTTTAACTCCTCAAGAACTGGAAATTGTGTTGGGGCTGAGAGATTGGGAAGATTATGAGATGGATGAGATTAAATACTAA